Proteins encoded within one genomic window of Aquarana catesbeiana isolate 2022-GZ linkage group LG03, ASM4218655v1, whole genome shotgun sequence:
- the LOC141134947 gene encoding E3 ubiquitin/ISG15 ligase TRIM25-like, translating into MASADLRTELECSICLNIFTDPVTLKCGHDFSQDCIDHVLDTQEGSGGYSCPECRKKFQDSSVLQGSITMRNIAQPNQEESGVFCTHCVDSPVPAVRACLHCEVSLCDKHLRAHKMSPEHTDPILSMESRKCSIHKKILEYYCTEDDTCICVTCSMIGGHKGHEMEPLDEASEKKKETLRNVLQKLLTKREETEERVQSLQEHRRKVEEEAAGDTERVTVLFIDLRRRLEELEKRILREISRQTEQISISIQDLEIKKEELSRKIRHIEELCNMTDPLTVLQESDTGDLCDTEDGDNEDRKRHEKLLHDGGGLDVAGVLHTGLSDIITEVNVYFYRQEAADILLDINTAGNKLYISDNRKMASKSYRCQKRPETPERFQYCPQVMSSQSFSSGRHYWELDVGRSDECIVGMCYPSIERGGHKSEIGKNNKSWGLDRDNDDDQYWVIHDSNKSLLPTNPSSNRVRIYLDYEAGRISFYDLCDPIRHLHTFTTTFTEPLHAAFCVWGGRIKICGGNQEM; encoded by the coding sequence atggcgtctgctgatctgagaactgagCTTGAAtgttccatctgtctgaacatttttacagatcctgtaaccctgaaatgtggacaCGACTTCAGCCAGGACTGTATTGATcatgtgctggatacacaggaggggtctggaggatattcctgtcctgaatgtagaaAGAAGTTTCAGGATTCCTCTGTACTGCAGGGAAGCATAACCATGAGGAACATAGCACAGCCAaatcaggaggagtccggggtcttctgtactcactgtgtggactctcctgtacctgctgttagagcCTGTCTACACTGTGAGGTTTCTCTATGTGATAAACACCTCAGGGCCCACAAAATGTCTCCAGAACACACTGACCCCatcttgtccatggagagcaggaaatgctccatccataagaagatcctggagtattactgcactgaggatgatacCTGTATCTGTGTGACTTGTTCTATGATCGGAGGACATAAAGGACATGAGATGGAGCCACtagatgaggcttctgagaagaagaaggagacactgaggaatgttctgcagaaacttctgacaaagagagaggagacggaggaaagagtccagagtctgcaggaacacaggaggaaagtagaagaagaagcagctggtgacaccgagagagtcactgtcctgtttatagatctcaggagacgtctggaagaacTGGAGAAGAGAATCCTGAGGGAGATCTCCAGGCAGACAGAGCAGATCTCCATCTCCAtccaggatctggaaataaagaaggaggagctgtccaggaagatacgtcacattgaggagctgtgtaacatgacggatccactgactgtcttacaggaatcagacacaggtgacttgtgtgatactgaggatggagataatgaggacagaaaGAGACATGagaaactcctccatgatggaggagGTCTGGATGTGGCAGGGGTCTTACatacaggtttatctgatataattacagaggtaaatgtatacttcTATAGACAGgaggctgcagacatattactggatatAAACACAGCTGGTAATAAGCTATATATATCAGATAACAGGAAAATGGCAAGCAAGTCATATAGATGCCAGAAgcgcccagaaacaccagagagatttcagtattgtcctcaggtgatgagcagtcagagtttctcctcagggagacattactgggaattGGATGTTGGGAGGTCGGATGAATGTATAgttgggatgtgttaccccagtatagagaggggAGGACATAAGTCAGAGATTGGGAAGAATAACAAGTCCTGGGGTTTGGAcagggataatgatgatgatcagTATTGGGTGATACATGACAGTAATAAGTCCCTCCTACCCACCAAcccctccagtaacagagtcaggatatacctggattatgaggccgggcggatctctttttatgatctgtgtgacccgatccgacacctccacaccttcaccaccaccttcactgagcccctccatgctgcgtTTTGTGTATGGGGAGGAcgtataaagatatgtggggggaatcAGGAGATGTGA